The following DNA comes from Streptomyces sp. NBC_00273.
GAGCGGGTCGAGGAGCGGGCCCCGGATCAGCCTTCCGACCTGCCCGCACGCTCCTGGCGGGCCGTACTGCGCGGCACGGTCGAGGAGTTCCGGAACGACGAGCTGGCCGATCGCGCCGCGGCCTTGACCTACTACGGGGTGCTGGCGCTCTTCCCCGCCCTCCTGGTACTCGTCTCCCTACTGGGCCTGGCCGGGGAGTCGACGACCGCGCGGCTGCTGGACGACCTTCAGCAGCTGACGCCCGGCTCCGCTCAGGACGTGATCAGGGAGGCGGTCGAGCAACTGCAGGCCCGCAGCGGCGTCGGATCGCTGATGGCGATCGTCGGCCTCGTCGTGGCGCTGTGGTCCGCCTCGGGCTACGTGGCCGCGTTCATCCGGTCCGCGAACGCCGTCTACGACGTGCCGGAGGGCCGCCCGATGTGGAAGGTGCTGCCGCTGCGCCTGGCGCTGACCGTCACGCTGATGCTCCTCGCCTGCGCCGGCGCGCTGATCGTCGTCTTCACCGGCGGCGTGGCGCGGCGCGCGGGTACCGCCCTGAGAATCGGGGACAGCGCCCTCACGGTGTGGTCGATCGCGAAATGGCCGGTCCTGGTCCTCCTCGTCACCATCACGATCGCGCTCCTGTACTGGGCGGCGCCGAACGCCAAGGGCCGTGGATTCAGGTGGGTGACGCCGGGGAGCTGCCTGGCCCTGGTGATCTGGATGGCCGCCTCGGCCGGCTTCGCGTTCTACGTCGCGAACTTCGCCTCCTACAACAAGACGTACGGCACGGTCACCGGTGTGATCGTCTTCCTGGTCTGGCTGTGGATCACCAACCTCGCCTTCCTCCTCGGGCTGGAGTTCGACGCGGAACTGGCCCGGCAGCGTGCGATAGCCGGAGGGCTGCCCGAGGACGCCGAACCCTATGTCCGGCCGCGTGGAACCCGTGCATGGAGCGATCAGGACCGCCGCCGCATGGAGCGGTGATCGCACGGTGCCGCGGAGCCTCCGCAGAAGCATCTGCTCGTGGCGCGGGTGCTCGTTGGTTTACCGGGTAGGCGCGCCATGACAAGGGCGTGCGCATCGCAAGAGGGGTCCCCGAGGCCGGCGCATCCGTCCCGGAGCAGACCATCGACAGCGTCAAGGCCGATCCGGCCGTGATCAAGGAGAAAGCGTTCCGATGACGAACGAACCCCGAACCGATATCGGCACACCCACCCCCGACGAGCTGCGCGAGCAGGTCGAGCGCACCCGCGACGAACTCGGGCAGACCATCGAGGCGCTGGCGGACAAGGCCGACATTAAGGCACAGGCGCGAGAGAAGACGGCCGCCATGAAGGAACAGGTCGCCGCAACGGCCGGCGCGGTCGCCGACCAGATCCGTACGAAGACCCGGTATGCGGCGCAGCTGGTGAAGGACACGACGCCCGAGCCGGTCCTGGACCAGGCGGGCCGGGCCGCGAGCGTGGCTCGCACCCACCGCAAGCCGCTGCTCGTGGCCGGCGGCGCCGCTCTGATCGTCCTCCTCTTGGTGCGGCGCAGCCGTCGAAGCCGATGAAAGCGTCCGAGGTCGCGTACAGGCCGGTGGGTCTGGCCCTGGGCGCTGTCAGCGGCATGATCGCAGGGGCGGCATTCAAGCAGGTCTGGAAGATCGTCGAAGGGGAGGGCGACGCTCCCAGCGCTACGGACGAAGACCGCTCCTGGAAGCAGATCCTGATCGCCGCCGCCATCCAGGGCGCGATCTTCGCCGTGGTCAAGGCTGCTGTCGACCGCTCGGGTGCCGTGGCCACACGTCGCGTGACGGGCACCTGGCCGGCCTGACCCCCGCGCCGCCCTGCGCGCCACACCACCGGCAGGGCCCTGCCGAGACACCGAGTGGCCGCGTGTGGAAATAGCGGGAAAGGGCGAGGGAAGGCCCATATTCGTCTGATCCTCTGAAGATCGACGAGAATTCGGATGGGCCGCTCAGATCGGGGCAGCAGCAGGATGCCCGCCATTTTCCGCGGTCCGCTCCGCGGGCCGCATTCGAATCCGGGAGGTACGCGGTGCCCGCCACGGCTCTGTCCTTGCCCCCGTTCCCGGTCGCCCTGATGGCCCTTCCGGGCGTCTACCAGCCGCAGGCGGACACCCTGTTCCTTGCGGAGGCGCTCTCCCAGGAGGAGCTCGGGCCGAGGACCGACGCGCTGGAGATCGGTACGGGCACCGGTGCGTTGGCACTGCACGCCGCGGGCAGGGGAGCCCGGGTCACGGCGGTCGACGTTTCCTGGCCCGCCGTGGTCACGGCGCGGCTGAACTCCTTGCGCCGGCGGCTGCCGCTGCGCGTCCTGCACGGTGACTTCGCGGCGCGTACCGCCGGGTGCCGCTTCGACCTGGTGGTCACCAATCCGCCGTACGTCCCGGCCCCGGGGGTCCGGCTGCCGTCGCGCGGGCCGGAGCGGGCCTGGGACGCCGGTCCCGACGGGCGCGGGGTCATCGACCGGATCTGCGCCGGCGCCCCGGCCCTGCTGCGTCCCGGGGGCGTCCTGCTCATGGTGCACTCCGCGATGTGCGGGGCCGGTGAGACCCTCGATCGCCTGACCGGGGTGGGGCTGGCCGCAGAAGTCACGGCGAGTGCCTCGGTGCCGTGGGGACCCGTGCTGCGTTCGCGACGAACCTGGCTGGAGCAGCGGGGTCTGGCGGCAGCAACCGACGAGTGGGAAGAGCTGGTGATCATCCGTGCCCGGTCCCTCTGACAGCTCCCCGGCCCCGGCCCGGGCCTCCGTAAGGGCGCCGGCCCGCCGGGTATCGGTGGACCCGCAGGGCCCGGTCCTGGTCGAGGGGCCGGTCGAGATCGTCCTGGACGACGGGACGGTCGCCCGGTCCGACCGCTTCATGGTCGCGGTGTGCACCTGCCGCCGCAGCCGTGCCTACCCCTGGTGCGACACCAGCCACCGCTGTCGCGAGCGGGGCGGCTCGCCTCCCGAGGACAGGAACCCGCGATGACCCCTCCGCGCATGAGCTTGAGCTCGACCAAGGTGGCGTCGGCCGCCGGCCCCCGTCTGGTCGAAGGGTGCGGCGAGCTGTCCCGCGCCGTGACCGAGGCCCTGCGATCCGGCGGCCCGCCGGTGTACGCCACGGGGTCCGTACTCAAGGCGGACCCGTGGGGTGAGGACCTCCAGCTCGCCCTCTACCTGCTGTACGAGCTGCACTACCGCGGCTTCGACGGAGTGGACGACGAGCGCGAATGGGACCCGGAGCTGTTGCGGCTGCGCCAGTCGATGGAGACCCGGGTCCTGCACGCCCTGCGCACCGAGCTGTCCGACGCGCCCCGAACGGTCGAGGAAGCCTTCGCCCCGCTCCTCGTCGAGCCCGTGGACCTTTCCGGCAGTCTCAGCCACCACCTGGAAACCGGCGGCGAGCTCTGGCAGTTGCGCGAGTACGCGGCCCTTCGTTCGCTGTACCACCTCAAGGAGGCCGACCCGCACGCCTGGGTCATTCCGCGGCTCACCGGACGGGCCAAGGCCGCCATGGTCGCCATCGAGTACGACGAGTTCGGCGCCGGCCGCGCCGACCGCATCCACGCACGACTCTTCGCGGACCTCATGGTCGACCTGGAACTGGATCCCCGC
Coding sequences within:
- a CDS encoding YihY/virulence factor BrkB family protein; this translates as MTPLPSRAQGRDRDRADTGRDHSLAGPSERVEERAPDQPSDLPARSWRAVLRGTVEEFRNDELADRAAALTYYGVLALFPALLVLVSLLGLAGESTTARLLDDLQQLTPGSAQDVIREAVEQLQARSGVGSLMAIVGLVVALWSASGYVAAFIRSANAVYDVPEGRPMWKVLPLRLALTVTLMLLACAGALIVVFTGGVARRAGTALRIGDSALTVWSIAKWPVLVLLVTITIALLYWAAPNAKGRGFRWVTPGSCLALVIWMAASAGFAFYVANFASYNKTYGTVTGVIVFLVWLWITNLAFLLGLEFDAELARQRAIAGGLPEDAEPYVRPRGTRAWSDQDRRRMER
- a CDS encoding DUF3618 domain-containing protein, whose amino-acid sequence is MTNEPRTDIGTPTPDELREQVERTRDELGQTIEALADKADIKAQAREKTAAMKEQVAATAGAVADQIRTKTRYAAQLVKDTTPEPVLDQAGRAASVARTHRKPLLVAGGAALIVLLLVRRSRRSR
- a CDS encoding DUF4235 domain-containing protein — its product is MKASEVAYRPVGLALGAVSGMIAGAAFKQVWKIVEGEGDAPSATDEDRSWKQILIAAAIQGAIFAVVKAAVDRSGAVATRRVTGTWPA
- a CDS encoding HemK2/MTQ2 family protein methyltransferase, which codes for MALPGVYQPQADTLFLAEALSQEELGPRTDALEIGTGTGALALHAAGRGARVTAVDVSWPAVVTARLNSLRRRLPLRVLHGDFAARTAGCRFDLVVTNPPYVPAPGVRLPSRGPERAWDAGPDGRGVIDRICAGAPALLRPGGVLLMVHSAMCGAGETLDRLTGVGLAAEVTASASVPWGPVLRSRRTWLEQRGLAAATDEWEELVIIRARSL
- a CDS encoding CDGSH iron-sulfur domain-containing protein; this encodes MPGPSDSSPAPARASVRAPARRVSVDPQGPVLVEGPVEIVLDDGTVARSDRFMVAVCTCRRSRAYPWCDTSHRCRERGGSPPEDRNPR
- a CDS encoding iron-containing redox enzyme family protein, with translation MSLSSTKVASAAGPRLVEGCGELSRAVTEALRSGGPPVYATGSVLKADPWGEDLQLALYLLYELHYRGFDGVDDEREWDPELLRLRQSMETRVLHALRTELSDAPRTVEEAFAPLLVEPVDLSGSLSHHLETGGELWQLREYAALRSLYHLKEADPHAWVIPRLTGRAKAAMVAIEYDEFGAGRADRIHARLFADLMVDLELDPRYGRYLDRAPAPLLATVNLMSLFGLHRALRGALVGHFACVEVTSSPGSRRLAKAMRRCGAGPSAEHFYAEHVEADAVHEQVVRHEVIGGLLADEPDLEADIAFGCAATVLLEDRLATHLRKAWDQGRSALRSPLPGP